A part of Aegilops tauschii subsp. strangulata cultivar AL8/78 chromosome 2, Aet v6.0, whole genome shotgun sequence genomic DNA contains:
- the LOC109754648 gene encoding ent-kaur-16-ene synthase, chloroplastic-like produces IAHTKQEREARINKQLQNPELSPSPYDTAWVAMVPLRNYPRAPCFPHCVEWILQNQQDDGSWGIGEFNLSDNKSILLSTLACVIALKKWNVGPEHIKRGLHFVGKHFSFSMDEQIAAPIGFNITFPGMINLAIGMGLEFPVRQTDVDEILSVRQMELKRFSGDKSDGREAYMAYVAEGLGNLVDWNEVMKFQRKNGSLFNSPSTTAAALIYHYDEKALQYLIFLVSKFGSAVPTVFPTNISCQLSMVDSLEKIGISRHFSGEIKSILDMTYSLWLQRDEEIFLDVATCAMAFRILRMNGYDVSSDELSHVAEASTFCNSLQGYLDDTKSLLELYKASRVSVSENELILDNIGCWSGGLLLKKLCSDGVHREPIFGEVEYALNFPFYATMERLDHRRNIEHFNVMGSQMLKTTYLIRPCHVYKDHLALAIEDFTFSQIIYQNELMHLESWLKENRLDQLQFARQKLTYCYLSASATIFPPELSDARITWAKISVLTSISDDFFDVGGSREELENLVALVEKWDKHQELQFYSERVKILFCATYTTVNQIGEMASAVQNRDVRKHLIELWIDALRSMMTEAEWARCKYLPTTNEYMKNANLSYVLGPIVLPSLYFVGQELLESVVKDQEYNELFRLMSTNGRLLNDIQTIEREDSQGKVNSVSLLVLQSGGSMSTEAAKKVIQRSIASCRRELLRLVLREDSVVPRPCKELFWKMCKINELFYSHTDGYSSLTEMVGAVNAVIYEPLKLQISNPSSAVKAEK; encoded by the exons ATTGCTCATACTAAACAGGAGCGGGAGGCTAGAATAAATAAGCAGCTCCAGAACCCTGAACTGTCACCATCTCCGTACGACACGGCATGGGTTGCTATGGTGCCCTTGCGGAATTATCCAAGGGCTCCATGCTTCCCTCACTGCGTCGAATGGATATTGCAAAACCAACAGGATGATGGTTCTTGGGGTATTGGCGAATTCAACTTGTCAGACAACAAGTCTATTCTCTTATCCACATTGGCTTGTGTTATTGCACTCAAGAAATGGAATGTTGGCCCGGAGCACATCAAGAGAG GACTACATTTTGTTGGAAAACATTTCTCATTCTCTATGGATGAGCAGATTGCTGCTCCTATAGGCTTCAATATTACTTTTCCTGGTATGATTAACCTAGCCATTGGAATGGGTTTGGAATTTCCTGTTAGACAAACTGATGTTGATGAGATTCTTAGCGTCCGGCAGATGGAGTTGAAAAG ATTTTCTGGGGATAAATCCGATGGGAGAGAAGCATACATGGCTTATGTTGCCGAAGGGTTAGGAAACctggtggactggaatgaagTTATGAAGTTCCAGAGGAAGAATGGATCGTTGTTTAACTCTCCTTCCACTACTGCTGCTGCATTAATCTACCATTATGATGAAAAAGCCCTCCAATACCTAATTTTTCTCGTTAGTAAATTTGGTAGCGCAG TGCCAACAGTGTTCCCAACAAATATATCTTGTCAGCTTTCAATGGTGGATTCACTTGAGAAGATTGGAATATCTCGTCATTTTTCTGGCGAGATAAAGAGCATCCTGGATATGACATACAG TTTATGGTTACAGAGAGATGAGGAAATCTTTCTGGACGTGGCAACATGCGCAATGGCGTTTCGTATTTTACGGATGAATGGATATGACGTTTCCTCAG ATGAGTTGTCCCATGTTGCTGAAGCCTCCACTTTCTGTAATTCACTTCAAGGATATCTAGATGATACAAAATCTTTATTGGAACTATACAAGGCTTCAAGAGTTAGTGTATCAGAAAATGAACTGATCCTAGATAACATAGGCTGCTGGTCAGGCGGCCTGTTATTGAAAAAGTTGTGTTCTGATGGGGTTCATAGAGAGCCAATCTTTGGGGAG GTGGAGTATGCTCTTAATTTTCCCTTTTATGCCACAATGGAACGTCTAGACCACAGGAGGAACATTGAACATTTCAATGTTATGGGTTCTCAAATGCTTAAGACAACATACTT AATCAGGCCATGTCATGTGTACAAAGACCATCTTGCTTTGGCTATTGAAGATTTCACCTTTTCTCAGATTATTTACCAGAATGAACTCATGCATCTTGAAAG TTGGCTGAAAGAGAACAGGCTGGATCAACTACAATTTGCACGGCAGAAGCTGACATATTGCTATCTCTCTGCTTCTGCTACCATATTCCCCCCTGAACTATCTGATGCTCGGATTACATGGGCCAAAATTTCTGTACTCACAAGTATTTCTGATGACTTCTTCGATGTCGGTGGATCAAGAGAAGAGTTAGAAAACCTTGTAGCCTTAGTTGAGAA GTGGGACAAGCACCAAGAACTTCAGTTTTACTCTGAGAGAGTAAAAATATTATTTTGTGCTACATATACTACAGTAAATCAGATTGGGGAAATGGCTTCTGCAGTACAAAACCGTGATGTTAGGAAACACCTGATAGAACTG TGGATAGATGCATTGAGGTCTATGATGACTGAAGCAGAATGGGCGAGGTGCAAATATTTGCCAACGACCAATGAGTACATGAAAAATGCAAATCTCTCCTACGTATTGGGGCCTATTGTGCTCCCGTCATTGTACTTTGTCGGGCAAGAGCTTTTGGAGTCAGTTGTCAAAGATCAAGAGTACAATGAGTTATTCAGGTTAATGAGCACTAATGGCCGTCTCCTGAATGACATCCAAACCATTGAG AGGGAGGATAGCCAGGGAAAAGTGAATAGTGTTTCGCTACTTGTTCTTCAAAGTGGTGGTTCTATGTCCACTGAAGCGGCTAAAAAGGTGATACAGAGGTCTATAGCCTCGTGTCGAAGAGAGTTGCTAAGGTTGGTTCTTAGGGAAGATAGTGTTGTTCCTAGGCCATGCAAGGAGCTGTTCTGGAAGATGTGCAAGATAAATGAATTGTTTTACTCTCACACTGATGGGTATAGCTCGTTAACAGAAATGGTCGGCGCAGTGAACGCAGTTATCTATGAGCCTCTCAAACTCCAAATCAGCAATCCATCTTCAGCTGTTAAAGCAGAGAAATAA